From one Lycium ferocissimum isolate CSIRO_LF1 chromosome 7, AGI_CSIRO_Lferr_CH_V1, whole genome shotgun sequence genomic stretch:
- the LOC132062109 gene encoding receptor-like protein EIX2 — MGCFSLYQQARKQKPIYLKLAISISIRLTEMAYWKVLVTLLVFILQSFPILVPVEATKTASLPLANTTEVKVRCVKGERKALLRFKQSLTDPSDRLASWIGKECCTWEGVYCDIQTGYVISLDLNDRSDNCYGKKWGDLIPGNSTCLGGKISPALLDLQHLEYLDLGGNDFQGLATPNFLGSLEKLQYLNLSLSSLVGIPPSFGNLSNLRYLDLNQYSFPHHTAESSWVKDLNWVSSLSSLKYVDLSFVDLSLATNWLEAFNKLPSLVTLILVNSSLHYLPYSFPNWNMTNLSHLDLSGNNFVDSVLPKWLSNATTLETLDIGITNIEGPISNVEWGKLCILQVLYLSHNKISGDISQVVEGLSSCSNTTLLYLGLCDNQLTGQLPNSLGHLKKLRIFAICFNPISSTIPTTIEHLSGLEVLDLGHNQLKGALPESIFNFSELTELRLTTNALEGNLSQNHFARLHQLKKLSLSCGKSFAVNLTNDWVPPFSLIEIELRSCSLGPNFPTWLETQKQLEVVILSSDSISDPIPPWLWNLCSQLQYLDLSDNQIGGSLPRLVSFKSYYSSWTVDFYSSYKYGVVVDLSSNHFNGLLPLWPDVTHMNLANNLFSGSIPINIGHVMTKLQVLDLSGNAFTGSIPYSITKVKKLLRLDISDNHLSGKLPDWWYELQQLHVIDLSGNNLSGGIPPSVCSPPSLFWLRLSRNNLFGELPKSLRNCKSLLTLDIGENKINGTIPVWFGESLLSLQKLRMTGNMIDGRIPPQLCQLSSLQILDLSHNHLEGSIPSCLGSLRAFKSVKFYKWLPNYYRFSYVFTPKMELVKKGTKMTYTFTLDQVNLIDLSCNSLHGEIPTEIINLSALGTLNLSWNQLSGRIPKDIGSMQLLETLDLSSNHLSGSIPLSMSSITSLSHLNLSHNNLSGPIPSTNQFGTFTDPSCFEGNPELCGKPLLTDCSLAREKETERKIEDDDDDDEQEIRQCFFVGAGVGFVVMFVATFSSLMIDKSWRYCCFHFMEEVGERVISCCLGFIACLNRIFTVRRNLFL, encoded by the coding sequence ATGGGTTGTTTCTCTCTATATCAACAGGCCAGAAAACAAAAACCAATATACCTTAAACTTGCCATCTCCATTAGTATAAGATTAACTGAAATGGCATACTGGAAAGTTTTAGTTACCCTGCTTGTTTTCATTCTTCAATCCTTTCCTATACTGGTTCCAGTTGAAGCTACTAAAACTGCATCTTTACCTCTCGCAAACACTACTGAAGTCAAAGTGAGATGTGTTAAGGGGGAGAGGAAAGCTCTATTAAGATTTAAGCAAAGTCTCACAGACCCGTCTGATCGACTGGCTTCTTGGATTGGCAAAGAATGCTGCACGTGGGAAGGTGTTTACTGTGACATCCAAACTGGTTATGTCATCAGCCTTGATCTCAATGACAGATCAGACAATTGTTATGGGAAGAAATGGGGAGATTTGATTCCAGGCAATTCAACATGCTTGGGTGGCAAGATAAGTCCTGCTTTACTTGACTTGCAACATTTAGAGTATTTAGACCTTGGTGGCAATGACTTCCAAGGACTTGCCACTCCCAATTTCTTGGGTTCTCTTGAAAAATTACAGTACCTTAACCTCAGTCTTTCATCTCTTGTTGGTATTCCTCCTTCATTTGGAAATCTATCCAATTTACGTTATTTAGACCTTAATCAATATTCCTTTCCTCACCATACTGCTGAGAGTAGCTGGGTCAAAGATTTGAATTGGGTTTCCAGTCTGTCTTCTTTGAAGTATGTTGATCTTTCTTTTGTGGACCTTTCTTTAGCAACAAATTGGCTTGAGGCTTTTAATAAGCTGCCATCTTTAGTGACTCTGATTTTGGTAAACAGTAGTCTTCACTATCTCCCTTATTCCTTCCCCAACTGGAATATGACAAACCTTTCTCATCTCGACCTTTCAGGGAATAACTTTGTTGATTCTGTTCTGCCTAAATGGTTGTCTAATGCCACCACCCTTGAGACACTTGATATAGGAATCACCAACATTGAAGGTCCAATATCAAATGTTGAGTGGGGTAAACTCTGTATTTTGCAGGTGTTATATCTATCGCACAATAAAATTAGTGGAGACATAAGTCAAGTGGTGGAAGGGTTGTCCAGCTGCAGCAACACGACCCTATTGTACTTAGGTCTATGCGATAACCAGTTGACAGGGCAATTGCCAAACTCATTAGGACATTTGAAGAAATTAAGGATCTTTGCTATTTGTTTTAACCCAATATCTAGCACGATTCCAACAACTATTGAGCATCTATCAGGCTTGGAAGTTTTGGACTTGGGACATAATCAACTTAAGGGAGCATTACCTGAgagtatttttaatttttctgaATTAACCGAGTTGCGGCTGACAACAAATGCTTTGGAAGGCAACCTTTCACAAAATCACTTTGCAAGACTCCATCAACTGAAAAAGTTATCCCTATCTTGTGGAAAAAGTTTTGCAGTCAACTTGACCAATGATTGGGTTCCTCCATTTAGCCTCATAGAGATTGAGCTTAGAAGTTGCAGTTTGGGTCCCAACTTCCCAACATGGCTTGAAACTCAAAAGCAACTTGAGGTTGTTATTCTCTCCAGTGACTCCATTTCAGATCCAATACCTCCTTGGCTTTGGAATCTGTGCTCACAACTGCAGTATCTCGATCTATCAGATAACCAGATTGGTGGAAGTCTTCCGAGGTTAGTAAGTTTtaaatcatattattcaagctggACAGTGGACTTCTATTCTAGTTACAAATATGGTGTCGTGGTGGACTTAAGTTCCAACCACTTCAATGGTTTGTTACCTCTTTGGCCTGATGTGACACATATGAATCTTGCAAACAACCTGTTTTCAGGATCTATTCCCATAAATATTGGTCATGTGATGACAAAACTCCAAGTTTTAGATCTTTCTGGAAATGCTTTTACCGGATCTATACCATATTCAATAACAAAGGTAAAGAAACTTTTGAGATTGGACATTTCAGACAATCATTTGTCCGGAAAGCTCCCTGATTGGTGGTATGAATTGCAACAACTTCATGTCATAGATCTTTCGGGGAATAATCTTTCAGGTGGTATTCCTCCTTCAGTGTGTTCACCACCCTCACTTTTTTGGTTAAGATTGAGTCGCAACAACCTTTTTGGAGAACTTCCAAAATCATTGAGGAATTGCAAAAGCTTGCTTACACTTGATATTGGAGAGAACAAAATCAATGGCACCATACCCGTGTGGTTCGGAGAAAGTCTCTTATCTCTGCAAAAGCTTAGAATGACGGGTAACATGATTGATGGACGTATTCCACCACAACTATGCCAACTTTCTAGCCTCCAAATTCTTGATCTTTCACATAACCATTTGGAAGGTTCTATTCCTTCCTGCCTGGGAAGTTTGAGAGCTTTTAAGTCCGTAAAATTTTACAAGTGGCTTCCTAATTACTACCGTTTCAGCTATGTCTTTACACCCAAGATGGAGTTGGTTAAGAAAGGAACAAAAATGACATACACCTTCACCTTAGATCAAGTGAATCTTATTGATCTTTCCTGCAACAGCCTTCACGGAGAAATCCCGACTGAGATTATTAATCTCTCAGCCTTAGGCACTCTGAATCTATCTTGGAACCAATTATCAGGAAGAATTCCAAAGGACATAGGGAGCATGCAGCTATTGGAGACACTAGACCTTTCCTCTAACCATCTCTCAGGTTCTATCCCATTGAGCATGTCATCCATCACTTCATTGAGCCATCTTAACTTGTCACATAACAACCTTAGTGGCCCTATCCCATCAACAAACCAATTCGGAACCTTTACTGATCCTTCATGTTTCGAAGGCAATCCGGAACTTTGTGGGAAACCATTGCTAACGGATTGCTCTCTAGCCAGAGAAAAGGAAACGGAAAGGAAAATTGaagatgatgacgatgatgatgagcAGGAGATAAGGCAATGTTTTTTTGTGGGCGCGGGAGTTGGATTTGTTGTCATGTTTGTGGCGACATTTAGCAGCTTGATGATAGACAAGTCGTGGAGATACTGCTGCTTCCATTTCATGGAGGAAGTTGGAGAAAGAGTTATCAGTTGCTGTTTGGGTTTCATCGCTTGCTTGAATAGGATTTTTACAGTGAGAAGGAATTTATTTCTATAG
- the LOC132062110 gene encoding receptor-like protein EIX2, whose product MACWKVLVTLLVFFLESFPILVPVEATKTASLPLTNTTEFKVRCVKSERNALLRFKQSLTDPSDRLASWFGKECCIWKGVSCDLKTGNVISLDLKDASGNCYEEKLGNLNSGNSSCLGGKISPALLDLQHLEYLDLGGNDFQGLPTPTFLGSLENLQYLNLSYSSLIGVPPSLGNLSSLRYLDLYAYSYPYGTLESSWVKDLNWVSGLSSLNYIDLSFVNLSLAKHWLEAFNNLPSLVSLCLLNSSLHYLPDSFVFPNTTSLSYLSLSQNNFVNSVLPKWLTNATTIKVLYMESSNIEGPISNVEWGKLCNLRELYLKQNKIKGDISRLVEGLSSCRNTTLEFLRLDINALTGQLPNSLGHLKNLRALGISYNLISGTIPASIKQLSGLEILDLGGNQLKGALPESIFSFSQLTELWLTTNALEGNLSQNHFARLHQLEVLSLSCGRSFVVNLSNEWLPPFSLTTIELRSCSLGPKFPTWLKTQKQLEIVILTNGSISDPIPPWLWTLSSQLQWLDLKNNQIGGNLPRLVNFRTFQSRTKDMKKSYQNGVVVDLSSNSLHGLLPLWPSVTHLNLANNLFCGTIPLNIGHVMTKLKVLDLSGNEFTGSIPYSITRVMQLLRLDLSDNHLSGKIPDWWYGFQQLQVIDLSGNNLSGSIPPSICSPPALFWLRLSRNNLSGELPESLSNCKSLLTLDIGENKISGTIPDWFGKSLLTMQKLRMTGNMIDGRVPPQLCHLSSLQILDLSHNNLTGSIPSCLGSLRGLKSVKFYKWLPNYYFFSYVFTPKMELVKKGTKMTYTFNLDQVNLIDLSCNNLNGEIPNEITYLSALGTLNLSWNQLSGRIPEDIGSMQQLETLDLSSNHLSGSIPLSMASITSLSHLNLSHNNLGGSIPSTNQFGTFTDPSCFEGNPELCGKPLITDCSLPREKETERKIEDDDDDEQEIRQCFFAGAGVGFVVMFVATFSSLMINKSWRYCCFHFMEDVGERIIRCCLAFMTCLKRIFSVRRN is encoded by the coding sequence ATGGCATGCTGGAAAGTTTTAGTTACCCTGCTTGTTTTCTTTCTGGAATCCTTTCCTATACTTGTTCCAGTTGAAGCTACTAAAACTGCATCTTTACCTCTCACAAATACTACTGAATTCAAAGTGAGATGTGTTAAGAGTGAGAGGAACGCCCTATTAAGATTCAAGCAAAGTCTCACAGATCCCTCTGACCGACTGGCGTCTTGGTTTGGCAAAGAATGCTGCATCTGGAAAGGTGTTTCTTGTGACTTAAAAACTGGTAATGTCATCAGCCTTGATCTCAAAGATGCATCAGGCAATTGCTATGAGGAGAAATTGGGAAATTTGAATTCTGGCAATTCATCATGCTTGGGTGGCAAAATAAGTCCTGCTTTACTCGACTTGCAACACTTGGAGTATTTAGACCTTGGTGGTAATGACTTCCAAGGACTTCCCACTCCCACTTTCTTGGGTTCTCTTGAAAATTTACAGTATCTTAACCTCAGTTATTCATCTCTTATTGGTGTTCCTCCTTCATTAGGAAATCTATCGAGTCTACGCTATTTAGACCTTTATGCATATTCCTATCCTTATGGTACTCTTGAGAGTAGCTGGGTCAAAGATTTGAATTGGGTTTCCGGTCTATCTTCTTTGAACTACATTGATCTTTCTTTTGTGAACCTCTCTTTGGCGAAACATTGGCTTGAAGCTTTTAATAATCTGCCATCTTTAGTGTCTCTGTGTTTGCTAAACAGTAGTCTTCACTATCTCCCTGACTCCTTCGTATTCCCGAATACGACTTCTCTTTCTTATCTCTCCCTTTCACAGAATAACTTTGTTAATTCTGTGTTGCCTAAATGGTTGACTAACGCCACCACCATAAAGGTACTTTATATGGAGTCCAGCAACATTGAAGGTCCAATATCAAATGTTGAGTGGGGTAAACTCTGTAATCTGCGGGAGTTGTATCTAAAGCAGAATAAAATTAAAGGAGACATAAGTCGATTGGTGGAAGGGTTGTCCAGCTGCAGGAACACGACCCTAGAGTTCTTACGTCTTGACATAAACGCATTGACAGGGCAATTGCCAAATTCATTAGGACATTTGAAGAACTTAAGGGCTCTTGGTATTTCTTATAACCTGATATCTGGCACGATTCCAGCATCTATTAAGCAGTTGTCGGGGTTGGAGATTTTGGACTTGGGAGGGAATCAACTGAAGGGAGCCTTACCTGAGAGTATTTTTAGTTTTTCTCAATTAACTGAATTGTGGTTGACAACAAATGCTTTGGAAGGCAACCTTTCACAAAATCACTTTGCAAGACTCCATCAACTGGAAGTTTTATCCCTATCTTGTGGAAGAAGTTTTGTGGTCAACTTGAGTAATGAATGGCTTCCTCCATTTAGCCTCACAACAATCGAGCTTAGAAGTTGCAGTTTGGGTCCCAAGTTCCCGACATGGCTGAAAACTCAAAAGCAACTTGAGATTGTTATTCTCACCAATGGCTCCATTTCAGATCCTATACCTCCTTGGCTTTGGACCCTGTCCTCACAATTGCAATGGCTCGATCTAAAAAATAATCAGATTGGTGGAAATCTTCCGAGGTTAGTAAATTTTCGAACATTCCAAAGCCGGACGAAAGACATGAAAAAAAGTTACCAAAACGGTGTCGTAGTGGACTTAAGTTCCAACAGCTTACATGGCTTGTTACCTCTTTGGCCAAGTGTGACGCATTTGAATCTTGCAAATAACTTGTTTTGTGGAACTATACCCTTAAACATTGGTCATGTGATGACAAAACTCAAGGTTTTAGATCTTTCTGGAAATGAGTTTACAGGATCTATACCATATTCAATAACAAGAGTGATGCAGCTATTGCGACTGGACCTTTCAGACAATCATTTGTCTGGAAAGATCCCTGACTGGTGGTATGGATTCCAACAACTTCAGGTCATAGATTTGTCAGGGAATAATCTTTCAGGTAGTATTCCTCCTTCAATATGCTCACCACCCGCACTTTTTTGGTTGAGATTGAGTCGTAATAACCTTTCCGGAGAACTTCCAGAATCATTAAGCAACTGCAAAAGCTTGCTTACACTTGATATTGGAGAGAACAAAATCAGTGGCACCATACCTGACTGGTTCGGAAAAAGTCTATTAACTATGCAAAAGCTTAGAATGACTGGTAATATGATTGATGGACGTGTTCCACCACAACTGTGCCATCTCTCTAGTCTCCAAATTCTAGATCTTTCACATAACAACTTGACAGGTTCTATTCCTTCCTGCCTGGGAAGCTTGAGAGGTCTTAAGTCCGTGAAGTTTTACAAGTGGCTTCCGAACTACTACTTTTTCAGCTATGTTTTTACACCCAAGATGGAGTTGGTTAAGAAAGGAACAAAGATGACATACACCTTTAACTTAGATCAAGTGAATCTTATAGATCTTTCCTGCAACAATCTTAATGGTGAAATCCCAAACGAAATTACATATCTCTCAGCCTTGGGCACTCTGAATTTATCTTGGAACCAATTATCAGGAAGAATTCCAGAAGACATAGGGAGCATGCAGCAATTGGAGACACTGGACCTTTCCTCTAACCATCTCTCAGGTTCTATCCCATTGAGCATGGCTTCCATTACCTCACTGAGCCATCTAAACTTGTCACATAACAACCTTGGTGGCTCTATTCCATCAACAAACCAATTTGGAACCTTTACTGATCCTTCATGTTTCGAAGGCAATCCAGAACTTTGTGGGAAACCATTGATAACGGATTGCTCTCTACCCAGAGAAAAAGAAACGGAAAGGAAaattgaagatgatgatgatgatgagcagGAAATAAGGCAATGTTTTTTTGCGGGCGCGGGAGTGGGATTTGTTGTCATGTTTGTGGCGACATTTAGCAGCTTGATGATAAACAAGTCGTGGCGATACTGCTGCTTCCATTTCATGGAGGATGTTGGAGAAAGAATTATCAGGTGCTGTTTGGCCTTCATGACTTGCTTGAAGAGGATTTTCAGCGTCAGAAGGAATTGA